GGGGCCCGGCTCGTCATCCTGACCCCGCCGCGGCCGGCGAGGGCCGCGGGCGCCGGACGGCCGCCAGGACGGCGGCCTGGTAGGGAGTGAGCGCCGGCGCCGGCGGGGCGGACGTCGGCCAGTGCGGGTCGCGGCCGTAGGTGAACAGCGTGCCGAGCGACGACAGCATGGCCCGGCGTTCGGTCCGCCGGCGGCCGGAGGGCAGCACCTCCCCCGGCCGTCCGGCGCTCTCCAGCGTCTGCCGCAGGCTGGAGAGCAGCACCGGATGGGTGCTCACCTCGACGAAGATCTCATGACCGTCCTCGGCCAGCCGGCCGGTGGCGGCGGCCAGCCGGACCGGCTCCCGGAGGTTGCGCATCCAGTACGCGGGCCCCAGGTCGGTGCCGGGGACCGGCGCCGCGGTCACGGTCGAGTAGAACGGCACCCGTGACGGCACCGGGCTCAGCGGGCGCAGCGCCCCAGCCAGGTCGTCGCGCAGTTCGTCGACGTAGTGGCTGTGCGAGGCGACCGTACCCCGCACCATCCGGCAGTAGACGCCGCGCCGATCGAGGTCCTCGACCAGCGCCGTCAGCGTGGCGGTGTCCCCGGCCAGCACGGTCGAGCGGGGACTGTTCTCCCCGGCGACGCAGATACGGCCTCCGCTGGAGGCGGCCAGGGCGTGCGCGGCCTCGGGCGACAGCTCGGTGGTGGCCAGCGCGCCCCGGCCGGCGATCCGCCGCAGCAGGGCGCTGCGACGGCAGGCGATCAGCAGGGCGTCGTCGAGGGTGAGCGCTCCGGCCGCGTACCCGGCGGAGATCTCGCCCATGCTGTGCCCGGTCACCGCGTCCGGCTCCACCCGCCAACTGCGCCACAGGGCCACCAGGGCGATCTGCAACGACACCATCGTCGGCTGCAGCACGTCGATCTCACCGAGCCGCGACATCGCCGGGCCGGCCCGCAACTGCTGGATCACCGAGAAGCCGGCCAGCTCGCGTACCCGTTCGTCGCAGCGCCGCAGCGCCGCGCCGAACACCGGCTCGGTGTCGAGCAGTTCCAGGCCCATGCCGTCCCACTGGGCGCCCTGGCCGGCGAAGACGAACACCAGTCCCGGCCGCCGGGACGGCGACGGAGGCGGTATCCGGTCGGCCCACTCCCGTACCAGCTTGTCCAGGCCCTCGGCGAGGTCGTCGTAGGAATCGGCGGTGAGAGCGGCCCGGTGGGCCAGACCGGGTGTCCTGGCTGCCGCGTCGTGGCAGTACCGGGCCAGCGTGGGCAGGTCCCGGCCGGCGCGGATCCGGTCCGCGTGCCCGCGGAGGGCGGCGAGCAGGCCCTCCTCGGTCCCGGCGGCGACGGCGAACAGCCGTACGGTCACTTCTCCCCCTCAGACTCGGACGGCGACCTGGTGCCGGTAGCTCTCCATCGGCAGGCCGCTCATCCACGGCACGAGGCCGAGCCGGCTGAGTACCTTGACCGAGGAGGGCGGCCGGTAGCCGGCGAACATGCCGCCGAACATCAGGATCTGACTGTGCGTGGCGATCGTGCGCACCAGCGGGTTCATCCGCTGCCGGTCGAGCGTGCGGCGGAAGCGGCTGCCCGGGGCCATCCGGCGGCGCACCGCGGCGCGGACCTCGGCGGAGACGTCGTGATCGGTGATCCACTTCAGCTGGGGCATCTCCTCGGTGATCCCCCGCATCGTCCGCAGCCGCTGGCGGGTGAACACGTCGATGTGCGACAGCGTCCCGCCCGGCCGCAGCACCCGCGCGGCCTCGTGCAGAAAGCGGCCCAGATCGGGATACGTGTGCGAGCTCTCGATGTTGATCAGCACATCCACCGAGGAGTCCTCGAACGGCAGCTTCTCGGCGTCGCCCTGGACGAAGCGCAGGGTCTCACCCCGCGCCAGCGTGGCCTCGGCCCGGGCGACCGCCTTCGGCGACAGGTCGAGGCCGGTCATCCGGGCGCCGGGGACGAGGCGGGACAGGAAGTTGAGCCCTTCGCCCGTCCCGCAGCCCACCTCCAGAACCGTCCGGTCGGCGCACCCGTCCAGACCGTCGGGCAGGTCGCGCAGGGCCAGGTAGTAGAGCTGCTCGCTGAACCCGTCGGTGCCGAAGTCGGTGAACCCGGGCAGCCGGGCCTCGATCTCGGCCGCCAGACCGGGGTCGTACATCCCCCAGTTCCACAGCTCACCGCGACCGGACAGGGTGGCCGCCATGTCGTAGATGGAGGAACTGGCGGATTTCATCCCGGCGGCCTCGGCCCCCGAGCGGGGTGCTCTGGACTCGTCGAGGTTGATGTCCGCGAGACCGGCGGTGAAGGCGGTCATCACATCGGGTTGGCTCATTGGGGTCTCCGAGTTCGCCGGATCGGTGCGGTCACGCGTCGACGGTGTCGCCGCGTATCAGGTCGTCGGCGCCGTCCGGCGCCTCGGCGGGGTCGGAACCGACGTGCTGCGGTCGGTTGCCGTCGTCGACGAAGACCACGCTCGGCCGGTACGCGCGAGCCTGTTCCTCGGTCATCGCCGCGTAGGAGATGACGATCACCAGGTCGCCGGGACTGATCAGCCGGGCCGCCGCGCCGTTGATGCCCACCACTCCGCTGCCGGCCGGCCCCTCGATGACGTACGTGCTGAGCCGGGCGCCGTTGTCGATGTCGACGACGTCGACCTTCTCCCCGGGCAGCAGGTTCGCGGCGGCCATCAGCGTCGAGTCGAGCGTCAGCGAGCCGACGTAGTGCAGGTCCGCCTGCGTCACGGTGGCGCGGTGGATCTTCGACTTGAGCATCTCTCGGTACACCGGGTGGTCTCCGTTCACCATGTCACCGGCAGCTCGTGGACGCCGTAGATGATCGATTCGGGGTTGGTGCGGACCTGGTCCTCGGGGATCGCCAGCCGCAGCCCGGGCAGCCGCCGGGCCAGCCCCTCGAACGCGATCCGCAGCTCAAGGCGGGCCAGTTGCTGGCCGACGCACTGGTGGATGCCGTAACCGAACGACAGGTGCGCCACCGGCGGCCGGGTGATGTCCAGGCGGTCCGGGTCCTCGCAGAGCGACGGGTCCCGGTTGGCCGCGGCCAGCGACAGGGACACGGCGTCTCCCTCGGTGAAGTGGTGCCCGTCGAAGTCCATGTCGGCGCCGGCCGCGCGGATCGAGCCGGCGTGCATGACCGTCACGTAACGCAGCAGTTCCTCCACCGCGCCCGCGCCCAGGCCCGGGTCCGCGGCCAGCGCCGCGTACTGGTCGGGGTGTGCC
Above is a genomic segment from Streptomyces collinus Tu 365 containing:
- a CDS encoding class I SAM-dependent methyltransferase gives rise to the protein MSQPDVMTAFTAGLADINLDESRAPRSGAEAAGMKSASSSIYDMAATLSGRGELWNWGMYDPGLAAEIEARLPGFTDFGTDGFSEQLYYLALRDLPDGLDGCADRTVLEVGCGTGEGLNFLSRLVPGARMTGLDLSPKAVARAEATLARGETLRFVQGDAEKLPFEDSSVDVLINIESSHTYPDLGRFLHEAARVLRPGGTLSHIDVFTRQRLRTMRGITEEMPQLKWITDHDVSAEVRAAVRRRMAPGSRFRRTLDRQRMNPLVRTIATHSQILMFGGMFAGYRPPSSVKVLSRLGLVPWMSGLPMESYRHQVAVRV
- a CDS encoding acyltransferase domain-containing protein, with amino-acid sequence MTVRLFAVAAGTEEGLLAALRGHADRIRAGRDLPTLARYCHDAAARTPGLAHRAALTADSYDDLAEGLDKLVREWADRIPPPSPSRRPGLVFVFAGQGAQWDGMGLELLDTEPVFGAALRRCDERVRELAGFSVIQQLRAGPAMSRLGEIDVLQPTMVSLQIALVALWRSWRVEPDAVTGHSMGEISAGYAAGALTLDDALLIACRRSALLRRIAGRGALATTELSPEAAHALAASSGGRICVAGENSPRSTVLAGDTATLTALVEDLDRRGVYCRMVRGTVASHSHYVDELRDDLAGALRPLSPVPSRVPFYSTVTAAPVPGTDLGPAYWMRNLREPVRLAAATGRLAEDGHEIFVEVSTHPVLLSSLRQTLESAGRPGEVLPSGRRRTERRAMLSSLGTLFTYGRDPHWPTSAPPAPALTPYQAAVLAAVRRPRPSPAAAGSG
- the panD gene encoding aspartate 1-decarboxylase → MYREMLKSKIHRATVTQADLHYVGSLTLDSTLMAAANLLPGEKVDVVDIDNGARLSTYVIEGPAGSGVVGINGAAARLISPGDLVIVISYAAMTEEQARAYRPSVVFVDDGNRPQHVGSDPAEAPDGADDLIRGDTVDA